One Bradyrhizobium zhanjiangense DNA segment encodes these proteins:
- a CDS encoding alpha/beta hydrolase family esterase — protein sequence MIRPALHVAPFWLAVICCFSPAWADTVDVNGVKRSYTAQLPAKKPAPLVIVLHGKTQRGADMVARTAWPQLAKREGLAVVFPDGLNHAWADARTKAGPALRGPPDGTDDVAFIAKLVEKLVADGTADAKRVYVTGISNGGAMVMTLVCARADLFAAGASVIMNLTEEAAVTCHPSRPLPMLLMNGTADPLVPYEGGRGSSYYAADGFWSTDETLAFWRSLNGCETDDAEVTEMPDRAPADQSTVTRISSRCPTGHDVVLYRINHGGHRMPGFAPDARFPKVATKLLGPQNGDIDGAETIWAFFSQFR from the coding sequence ATGATACGACCCGCCTTGCACGTTGCCCCGTTCTGGCTGGCGGTGATCTGCTGCTTCTCTCCTGCATGGGCCGACACTGTCGACGTCAACGGCGTGAAGCGCTCCTACACCGCGCAGCTGCCGGCGAAAAAGCCGGCACCTCTCGTCATCGTGCTGCATGGCAAGACCCAGCGCGGCGCCGACATGGTCGCGCGGACGGCGTGGCCGCAGCTTGCCAAGCGCGAGGGGCTTGCGGTCGTCTTTCCGGACGGGCTCAACCACGCCTGGGCCGATGCGAGGACCAAGGCGGGACCCGCGCTCCGCGGCCCACCCGATGGCACCGATGACGTCGCGTTCATCGCAAAGCTGGTCGAGAAGCTGGTGGCCGACGGCACCGCCGATGCGAAGCGCGTTTATGTCACCGGCATCTCCAATGGCGGCGCCATGGTGATGACGCTGGTTTGCGCCCGCGCCGATTTGTTTGCGGCGGGCGCGAGCGTGATCATGAACCTCACTGAAGAGGCCGCCGTCACCTGCCATCCGTCGCGGCCGTTGCCGATGCTGCTCATGAACGGCACCGCCGATCCGCTCGTCCCCTACGAGGGCGGGCGCGGATCGAGCTATTATGCCGCAGACGGGTTCTGGTCGACGGACGAGACGCTGGCATTCTGGCGCAGCCTCAATGGCTGTGAAACCGATGACGCCGAGGTGACCGAGATGCCCGACAGGGCGCCCGCAGACCAGTCCACCGTGACACGGATCAGCTCGCGCTGTCCGACCGGGCACGACGTCGTGCTCTATCGCATCAACCATGGCGGCCACCGCATGCCCGGATTTGCACCGGATGCGCGTTTCCCGAAAGTCGCGACCAAACTGCTTGGGCCGCAGAACGGCGACATCGACGGCGCCGAGACGATCTGGGCTTTCTTCAGCCAATTTCGCTGA
- a CDS encoding helix-turn-helix domain-containing protein, with protein sequence MTGAQLRAARGMLNWSVKQLAARTGISAAVIRRLEEQNGLLRLPDETLTTLCATLSSAGIEFIFGAGKPGVRPR encoded by the coding sequence TTGACGGGTGCGCAATTGCGCGCCGCCCGCGGCATGCTGAACTGGTCGGTGAAACAGCTCGCCGCGCGAACCGGGATTTCTGCTGCCGTGATTCGCCGGCTTGAGGAGCAGAACGGTCTCCTGCGCCTGCCCGACGAGACATTGACGACCCTTTGCGCCACGCTCTCGTCTGCGGGCATCGAGTTCATCTTCGGAGCCGGGAAACCTGGCGTGAGGCCGAGATAA
- a CDS encoding RidA family protein, whose protein sequence is MSIQRFETGPRMSQVVVHGNTVYLAGVVANKAAGESVTKQTQDILATIDGHLARAGTDKSKLLSATIYITDMKTFGEMNAVWDAWVSPGNTPARATVEAKLAAPQYTVEIMVTAAK, encoded by the coding sequence ATGAGCATTCAGCGTTTTGAAACCGGCCCGCGCATGAGCCAGGTCGTCGTGCACGGCAACACCGTCTATCTCGCCGGCGTCGTCGCGAACAAGGCTGCCGGCGAAAGCGTAACGAAACAGACCCAGGACATCCTGGCGACCATCGATGGCCACCTCGCCAGGGCCGGCACCGACAAATCGAAGCTGCTCTCGGCCACGATCTACATCACCGACATGAAGACGTTCGGCGAGATGAACGCGGTGTGGGACGCCTGGGTCTCGCCGGGCAATACGCCGGCCCGCGCCACCGTCGAAGCCAAGCTAGCGGCGCCGCAATACACCGTCGAGA
- a CDS encoding PAS domain-containing protein → MRKIITTGAELRHLENYLDPSEILRFFEEKFGTGVWRCDAEGRMQWSRGFYGLLGLDPNAVAPSYAEIERRIHPEDRRPQRDPRELAFDRFLLDGEFRIIRPNRALRWIRIQSETFLNSAGEPECVVGVAIDITEQRRALQPLKTDAGRYAALTQVAGGLLWVGSQDGRITALLNAEDKPDAHRFFGKGWLDLLPEEERETALRIWAAAAETGQPYDVEHRLRQSDGSYRWYHCRAVPSRTRMVVFGSGWESPRTCTSSDSRPNTWRRGG, encoded by the coding sequence TTGAGAAAAATTATCACGACGGGGGCTGAATTGCGCCACCTGGAAAACTACCTCGATCCTTCGGAGATACTTCGTTTTTTTGAGGAGAAATTTGGGACTGGCGTCTGGCGCTGCGATGCCGAAGGCCGGATGCAGTGGTCGCGTGGCTTCTACGGCCTGCTGGGTCTCGATCCCAATGCCGTCGCGCCCAGCTATGCGGAGATCGAGAGACGAATTCATCCGGAGGATCGCCGTCCGCAGCGCGATCCGCGCGAATTGGCCTTCGACCGATTTTTGCTCGACGGCGAGTTTCGCATCATCCGGCCGAATCGTGCACTGCGCTGGATCCGTATCCAGTCCGAGACTTTTTTGAACTCGGCCGGCGAGCCGGAATGCGTGGTCGGCGTCGCCATCGACATCACCGAACAACGCAGAGCGCTGCAGCCTCTCAAGACAGATGCGGGTCGCTACGCGGCGCTGACGCAGGTCGCAGGCGGGTTGCTGTGGGTCGGCAGTCAGGACGGCCGGATTACCGCGCTCTTGAACGCGGAGGACAAGCCGGACGCGCACCGGTTCTTCGGCAAAGGCTGGCTCGATCTGCTTCCCGAAGAGGAACGCGAAACGGCTTTGCGGATCTGGGCGGCTGCCGCCGAAACGGGACAGCCCTACGATGTCGAGCATAGGCTGCGCCAGTCCGACGGCTCCTACCGCTGGTACCATTGCCGGGCTGTGCCGTCCCGGACGCGGATGGTAGTGTTCGGGAGTGGTTGGGAATCTCCACGGACGTGCACGAGCAGCGACTCTCGACCCAACACGTGGCGACGTGGAGGTTGA
- a CDS encoding FAD-binding dehydrogenase: protein MAEETDVIVVGAGLSGLVAATEIADAGKRVIVVDQEGEQSLGGQAFWSFGGLFLVNSPEQRRLGIKDSYELALQDWIGTAGFDRDEDFWPRQWAEAYVAFAAGEKRDWLRAMGHRIFPVVGWAERGGYDAMGHGNSVPRFHVTWGTGPGIVEPFARRARQAARSGRLTFRFRHRVDALSITNGTVDGVSGAILAPDTIERGKSSSRNVVGEFALKAQAVIVASGGIGGNHELVRQNWPKRLGEPPKFMISGVPEHVDGRMIGITEKAGARLINRDRMWHYVEGIQNWNPIWPRHGIRILPGPSSMWFDATGTRLPAPLFPGSDTLGQLKYIMSTGYDYSWFILTQSIIKKEFALSGSEQNPDLTGKSWRMTLRRATNKGAPAPVEAFKSHGVDFIVRDTLDELVAAMNELAGSDLLRLEHIRMQIEARDREIANPYVKDAQVMNIHNARRYIGDKLIRTASPHRILDPAHGPLIAVKLNILTRKTLGGFETDLESRVFGEEGSVIPGLYAVGEAAGFGGGGVHGYRSLEGTFLGGCLFSGRNAGRSAAKAVG, encoded by the coding sequence ATGGCGGAAGAAACTGACGTCATCGTGGTCGGCGCGGGACTATCGGGCCTCGTGGCCGCAACCGAGATCGCGGACGCGGGCAAGCGCGTGATCGTGGTCGACCAGGAGGGCGAGCAGTCGCTCGGCGGCCAGGCGTTCTGGTCGTTCGGCGGATTGTTCCTGGTCAATTCGCCGGAGCAGCGCCGGCTCGGCATCAAGGACTCCTACGAGCTCGCGCTCCAGGACTGGATCGGCACCGCCGGCTTCGACCGCGACGAGGATTTCTGGCCACGGCAATGGGCCGAGGCCTATGTGGCGTTCGCGGCCGGCGAGAAGCGCGACTGGCTGCGCGCGATGGGCCATCGCATCTTTCCCGTGGTGGGCTGGGCCGAGCGCGGCGGCTATGACGCGATGGGCCACGGTAATTCGGTGCCGCGCTTCCATGTGACCTGGGGCACCGGCCCCGGCATCGTCGAGCCCTTCGCGCGCCGCGCGCGCCAAGCCGCCCGAAGCGGCCGGCTGACCTTCAGGTTCCGCCATCGCGTTGATGCGCTCTCCATCACCAACGGCACCGTCGATGGCGTCAGCGGCGCCATTCTCGCCCCCGACACTATCGAGCGGGGCAAGAGCTCGTCACGCAACGTCGTCGGCGAGTTTGCGTTGAAGGCGCAAGCCGTGATCGTCGCCTCCGGCGGCATCGGCGGCAATCATGAGCTGGTGCGGCAGAACTGGCCGAAGCGGCTCGGCGAGCCGCCGAAATTCATGATCTCGGGCGTGCCCGAGCATGTCGATGGCCGCATGATCGGCATCACGGAAAAGGCTGGCGCGCGGCTGATCAATCGCGACCGCATGTGGCATTACGTCGAGGGCATCCAGAACTGGAATCCCATCTGGCCGCGCCACGGCATCCGCATCCTGCCCGGCCCGTCCTCGATGTGGTTCGACGCCACGGGCACGCGGCTGCCGGCGCCGCTATTCCCCGGCTCCGACACGCTCGGCCAGCTCAAATACATCATGTCGACGGGCTATGATTATTCCTGGTTCATCCTGACGCAGAGCATCATCAAGAAGGAGTTTGCGCTGTCGGGCTCGGAGCAGAACCCCGACCTCACCGGCAAGAGCTGGCGCATGACCTTGCGCCGCGCCACCAACAAGGGCGCGCCGGCGCCGGTGGAGGCGTTCAAAAGCCACGGTGTCGACTTCATCGTGCGCGACACGCTCGATGAGCTCGTTGCGGCCATGAACGAGCTCGCCGGCAGCGATCTCCTCAGGCTCGAGCACATCAGGATGCAGATCGAAGCGCGCGACCGCGAGATCGCCAACCCCTACGTCAAGGACGCGCAGGTGATGAACATCCACAATGCGCGCCGCTATATCGGCGATAAGCTGATCCGCACCGCCTCCCCGCACAGAATCCTGGATCCCGCGCATGGACCGCTGATCGCGGTGAAGCTCAACATCCTCACCCGCAAGACGCTGGGCGGCTTCGAGACCGATCTCGAGTCGCGCGTATTCGGGGAAGAGGGCAGCGTCATCCCCGGCCTCTATGCCGTCGGCGAAGCCGCCGGCTTCGGCGGCGGCGGCGTGCACGGCTACCGCTCGCTGGAGGGCACTTTCCTCGGCGGCTGCCTGTTCTCGGGGCGCAATGCCGGCCGCTCCGCGGCGAAGGCGGTGGGGTGA
- a CDS encoding methyl-accepting chemotaxis protein → MSYFKFRIGGRLIAGFAAVCAIIALSVGYTMFEVGRISTTVNRMTNLRTPVALASTELIGDLYSTLATLRGYLLSGNPQGKLDRMSMWKEMDRTVAAFDEQAAQFTNPENRQKWEQAKLLLAEFRAAQDKAEAIAFTPDAYPATKLMVGEAGPRADVIFSEITKMIDQEEAQEATSERKKLLKAMADTRGNFAAATAQLRMYLLSGEKTDKEKFVKPWEAFEKGYAGVNARKDLLTVSQQASFDKIAKAKSEFARLYERIFALRESPDWNAPVYLLVTEAAPRAARILDLLDGPKGVDGTRSGGIKSNQKRMLVEETRGVQESISLLKLVLWTLLAAGVGLGGTIALFTSRSIAAPIRAMTLAMGKLAGGDTSTNVPCVGRTDEVGEMAIAVQVFKDNMIEADRLRAEQAQMEARAAAQRKADMHRLAGQFEDAVGDIVRTLSSSSTELEAAARTLSKTAENTQELSSVVSAASEEASTNVQSVASATEEMSSSVTEIGRQVQDAARIAGAAVEQAQRTNDRVNKLSQAATRIGDVVELINTIAGQTNLLALNATIEAARAGEAGRGFAVVASEVKALAEQTAKATGEIGHQIADIQAATQESVVAIKEISGTIGRISDISSAIASAVEEQGAATQEIARNIQQAAQGTDQVAANISDVKHGAAETGSASTQVLASAQMLSKDSARLHSEVEQFLTTVRAA, encoded by the coding sequence ATGTCTTATTTCAAATTTCGTATCGGTGGCCGGTTGATCGCGGGATTTGCTGCAGTCTGCGCCATCATCGCGCTTTCCGTCGGCTACACCATGTTCGAGGTCGGGCGCATTTCAACGACGGTCAATCGCATGACGAACCTGCGCACGCCGGTCGCGCTGGCGAGCACCGAGCTGATCGGCGATCTCTATTCCACGCTCGCGACCCTGCGCGGCTATTTGCTCAGCGGGAATCCGCAAGGCAAGCTCGATCGTATGTCGATGTGGAAGGAGATGGATAGGACAGTGGCTGCGTTCGACGAGCAGGCGGCGCAGTTCACCAATCCCGAGAACAGGCAAAAATGGGAGCAAGCCAAGCTGCTGCTCGCCGAGTTTCGCGCGGCGCAGGACAAGGCCGAAGCGATTGCTTTCACCCCTGACGCCTATCCCGCGACCAAGCTCATGGTCGGAGAGGCCGGCCCGCGCGCAGACGTGATTTTCTCCGAGATCACGAAGATGATCGATCAGGAGGAGGCACAGGAAGCCACGTCGGAGCGGAAGAAATTGCTCAAGGCGATGGCGGATACGCGGGGCAATTTTGCCGCTGCCACGGCCCAGCTCCGGATGTACCTGCTCTCGGGCGAAAAGACCGACAAGGAAAAATTCGTGAAGCCGTGGGAGGCGTTTGAGAAAGGCTATGCCGGAGTCAATGCGCGAAAGGACCTGCTCACCGTCTCGCAACAGGCGTCCTTCGATAAGATCGCAAAGGCGAAAAGCGAGTTCGCGCGCCTCTATGAAAGGATCTTCGCGCTTCGCGAGTCCCCGGACTGGAACGCGCCGGTTTATCTGCTGGTGACCGAAGCCGCGCCGCGCGCCGCAAGGATTCTCGACCTGCTCGACGGGCCCAAGGGCGTCGACGGCACCCGCTCGGGAGGCATCAAGTCCAATCAGAAGCGGATGCTCGTCGAGGAGACGCGTGGCGTGCAGGAGAGCATCTCGCTGCTGAAGCTGGTCCTGTGGACTCTGTTGGCCGCGGGAGTCGGCCTCGGCGGGACAATCGCATTGTTCACGTCCCGCTCGATCGCCGCTCCGATCCGGGCGATGACCCTTGCCATGGGCAAGCTCGCCGGCGGCGACACCTCCACGAACGTTCCCTGCGTGGGCCGTACCGACGAGGTCGGCGAGATGGCCATTGCGGTCCAGGTCTTCAAAGACAACATGATCGAGGCCGATCGTCTGCGCGCCGAGCAGGCACAAATGGAGGCTCGCGCGGCCGCTCAACGCAAGGCCGACATGCACAGGCTCGCGGGTCAGTTCGAGGACGCGGTCGGCGACATCGTGAGGACGCTGTCGTCCTCATCGACCGAGCTCGAAGCGGCGGCCCGGACGCTGAGCAAGACCGCGGAGAACACCCAGGAGCTCTCGAGCGTCGTCTCTGCCGCCTCCGAGGAAGCATCGACCAATGTTCAGTCGGTTGCCTCCGCCACCGAAGAGATGAGCTCATCCGTGACCGAAATCGGCCGCCAGGTGCAGGACGCCGCCAGAATTGCCGGCGCGGCGGTGGAGCAGGCGCAGAGGACCAATGATCGGGTCAACAAGCTGTCGCAGGCGGCCACCCGCATCGGCGACGTCGTCGAACTCATCAACACGATCGCGGGGCAGACCAATCTGCTTGCTCTGAACGCCACGATCGAAGCGGCGCGAGCCGGCGAAGCGGGGCGCGGCTTTGCTGTGGTTGCGTCCGAGGTCAAGGCGCTGGCCGAGCAGACAGCGAAGGCGACCGGGGAGATCGGTCATCAGATTGCCGACATTCAAGCCGCCACCCAGGAATCCGTGGTCGCGATCAAGGAGATCAGCGGAACAATCGGCAGGATCTCGGACATTTCTTCGGCGATCGCATCGGCAGTCGAAGAGCAGGGAGCCGCGACGCAGGAGATCGCCCGCAACATCCAGCAGGCGGCGCAAGGCACCGATCAGGTCGCAGCCAACATCAGTGACGTGAAGCACGGAGCGGCGGAGACTGGTTCGGCTTCAACCCAGGTGCTTGCCTCGGCGCAAATGCTGTCGAAGGACAGCGCGCGATTGCACTCCGAGGTCGAGCAGTTCCTGACCACCGTGCGCGCCGCCTGA